GTTCCTCTGGGAGCAGCGGGCGTTCTGGATCATCACCGGCACCTGGGCGAAGCTGCCGGGCCGGGTGCGGGCAGATCCCGCGATCGCCCTGGTCGTCGACGAGTGCGATCGCGCCACGGGCGTGGTCCGGCAGGTCACCGCCCGCGGCGAGGCCGACATCGTGCCCTTCGACGCGCCGCGCGGCCGGCGCAAGCTCTCCCGCTATCTCGGCACCGACGAGACGCGGTGGGATCCGCGGTTCCGCCGCATCGTCCACGACGATCCCGCCGACAGCGGAGCGGTCTGGCTGCGGGTGAGCCCGGCCACCCTGACCGCCAGGGACCTCAGCTTTTCGGCCTGAGCACGGCCCAGCCATAACACCGCCTTAAGCACCGATGAAGCGCGACTCCCCTGTGGACCGTCCACAAAGGATGATCACGGACCGTGTCCGCGCGTGCTTTCCCGGTGCGCGACAGGGCTTTCCACGCGGGCGAGGTGCAGATCACATTCGGCTCCTGGTGCTGTCGTGCGCACCGGAAACAGGTCGACGCGTGGTGTCGCGGTTTGCCCGCTGGACACGGATTCGTGACGAATTCGCTACGATTCGCCTCGCCGGTCGGGGAAAACACGGCACCAACGCGACAAGGAGTGCACTTCCGTTGCCTGCCCAGACCCCCGCCCCGCTGCGCCGCTGGTGGTGGCGCACCCCGGTGGCCGCCAGGCTGCTGCCCGCCGCCGCGCTGCTGGCCGCCACCGCCACCGCCGGTATCAACGCCCTGCCGAGCTCGGCGAGCCCCGAACCCGCCCAGCCCCCGCCCCGGGCCGCAGCTCCCCCACCCCCCGCACCACCCATCCCGACCACCACGGCGGCCCCCACCACCAGCACGCAGCCGGCCACGCCCACGACGACCACCCGCCGCACCCCGGCAACGACCACAACCCCGACCAGCACCCGGCGCACCAGCCCACCGCCGAGCCCCCGCCCCGAACCCGCCGAGCAACCGGCGACGAGCCCCGCCCCGACGACCACCAGCACCGATCCCGACGAGGACTGGGTACCGGTGGTCACCCAGAACGAACGCTGCTCCGAAGAAGGCGACATCGCCCGCACCCCCAGCGGCGCGGCCGCCAGCTGCGAACGCGACGCCGACGGCGAGCTGAGGTGGACCACCCGATGGTGAACTCCGGAACCGACCGCACCCCCACCAGCGCCCTGCACATCCTCGAAAACGGGCCCCACGCACCGCAATGCCCCCACGGCCACGGCCCGCTGACCGCCGCACCCGACGAGCGAGCACCCACCGGCGTCGCGCTGAGCTGCCCCGTCTGCGGACACCGCCGCGACACCGAGGTGACGATGCTGCGCACCCTGCTCAACCCCGGCACCGCCCGCTTCGACGCACCCCTGCGCACCGACCCCGCACCCGTCGAGGTGACCACGGAGATCGCCGCGATCAGCGACGCCCGCGAACCGCTGGCCAAGACCGCCCCGGAAACCACCCGCGACACCGACCAGTTCGACTTCCCCGACGAACCGCCACCACCACCGCGCGGACAGCGACCCGACGGCACCATCCGCACCACCGGCTGGCTGCAACTGGGCCGCCACCCCATCAGCTCCGGACTGTGGGCCGCACTGGCCGGCGCCGCCCCCGGACTCGCCCTCACCGACCTCGCACCATGGCTGCCCATCGCACTGCCCGCGCTGACCTGCACCGCCTGGTACGCCACCACCCGCTGGCTGCGCCCGGCCTCAACAGCGATCAACCGCGAACGCGTCCGCGCCGACGAACTGCTGCCCGGCGACCCCATCCGCATCTACGGCCCGATCGGACCCGTCGGCATCGTCGAACAGGTCACCCCCGGCAACAGCGACCGAGTCCTGGTGCGCTTCACCGGCGGCACCCAACGCCTCCTGCCCGCCGACGCACCCTGCCACGTCGTGCACCTGCGCGCCTGACCTCACGCCCCGCCGGTCGACCCGCCCAC
This portion of the Saccharopolyspora antimicrobica genome encodes:
- a CDS encoding pyridoxamine 5'-phosphate oxidase family protein, coding for MKTDMQRRSEPDFDVEGFLARPLTAREATNGPTVRPTWFLWEQRAFWIITGTWAKLPGRVRADPAIALVVDECDRATGVVRQVTARGEADIVPFDAPRGRRKLSRYLGTDETRWDPRFRRIVHDDPADSGAVWLRVSPATLTARDLSFSA